One Asterias rubens chromosome 1, eAstRub1.3, whole genome shotgun sequence genomic region harbors:
- the LOC117294057 gene encoding DBH-like monooxygenase protein 1, which yields MCAHQKLVQNIAILLLLGTLLCHCGTPNGAESSTKSGDVKKEREPETYPRRLLLGKNGEYTVEWRYTDDDVVFRVSVETSGWVGLGFSPRGGMEGADVVIGWVDNGKAFLTDRFAVGNQQPALDTKQDYQLLSGVEEDKKTILVFQRKLNTSDCEDVVLNSETIRLIWSYSDKDPDVDNGGPTYHGPDHRGTKSIILLDSDHTKTQVPADAKKYEFCNNNVRPERQQQTLYWCSLFQFPKLQKRHHIIRFEPAVEPSSVRHIHHMLLFGCYSPLQDESLYSFSDICLKLPKDIQNCFSVMFSWAVGGEAFDFPDHVGYSIGGKGDPLFLRLEVHYDNPRLPADFKDSSGFRFYYTPNLRQHNGGAFPVGMFPMWWHIIPPQQEKFKSRGWCLKECTQLYFPSDGIKMFSTFAHTHASGQAVRFRHFRNGTHLENFINDVHFDCDFQAIRHLKTEKTIMPGDTLHTECTFNTADRENVTYGGYGRTDEMCFSIVYYYPKIDNFGDCFSVAQPLAMLQRLGYNTSDLPIEMDQATTVNAFETFNWKDPNFISEYTQALNDVSLYFRCDNQTRLEQLDPFADWKVPQYDYSDDEDTTC from the exons ATGTGTGCTCATCAGAAGCTTGTTCAAAACATAGCCATTTTGTTGCTATTGGGCACGTTGTTGTGCCACTGTGGGACTCCAAATGGAGCTGAAAGCAGCACAAAGTCCGGGGACGTAAAGAAAGAGCGGGAACCAGAGACGTATCCACGCCGTCTGTTACTGGGGAAGAACGGCGAGTACACGGTGGAGTGGCGGTACACCGACGACGATGTTGTGTTTCGAGTAAGCGTGGAGACTTCAGGATGGGTGGGGCTTGGTTTCTCTCCTAGAGGAGGTATGGAGGGAGCAGATGTTGTGATTGGATGGGTGGACAACGGAAAGGCTTTCTTGACA GATCGCTTCGCCGTGGGTAATCAGCAGCCAGCCCTCGATAcgaaacaagattaccaacttCTCAGCGGTGTTGAGGAAGACAAGAAAACGATATTAGTATTCCAACGGAAACTTAATACCTCAGACTGCGAGGATGTAGTTCTGAAT TCCGAGACCATTCGCCTGATTTGGTCATACAGTGACAAGGACCCAGACGTCGACAACGGGGGACCAACATACCACGGCCCCGATCATAGAGGCACCAAATCAATCATATTACTCGACTCTGACCATACAAAAACACAGGTTCCCGCTGATGCCAAAAAGTATGAATTTTGTAACAACAAT GTGCGTCCGGAACGACAGCAACAGACGTTATATTGGTGTTCATTATTCCAGTTCCCGAAACTACAAAAAAGACATCACATAATACgg TTTGAGCCCGCAGTTGAACCAAGCAGCGTTCGGCATATCCACCATATGCTTCTCTTCGGATGTTACTCACCACTCCAAGACGAAAGTCTCTACAGTTTCTCAGATATCTGCCTCAAGCTCCCTAAAGATATACAAAACTGTTTCTCCGTCATGTTCTCATGGGCGGTGGGAGGCGAG GCGTTTGATTTTCCTGATCATGTTGGTTACTCTATCGGTGGTAAAGGGGATCCACTCTTCTTACGTCTGGAAGTACATTATGACAATCCCAGATTACCGGCTG ACTTCAAGGACAGCTCTGGTTTTCGTTTTTACTACACGCCCAACTTAAGACAACATAATGGAGGAGCATTCCCGGTGGGCATGTTCCCGATGTGGTGGCATATCATACCACCACAGCAAGAGAAATTCAAATCTAGAGGATGGTGTCTCAAGGAATGCACACAATTG TATTTTCCATCCGATGGCAtcaaaatgttttctactttcGCACACACCCATGCCAGTG GTCAAGCGGTAAGATTTCGTCATTTCCGGAACGGGACACACTTGGAGAACTTTATCAACGATGTGCACTTTGATTGCGATTTCCAA gcAATACGACATTTGAAAACAGAGAAGACAATCATGCCA gGTGACACTCTTCACACGGAATGCACATTTAACACCGCAGACAGGGAAAATGTTACATAC GGTGGATACGGGCGAACAGATGAAATGTGTTTTAGTATCGTCTACTACTACCCGAAGATCGACAACTTCGGCGACTGTTTTTCCGTCGCTCAGCCTCTTGCAATGCTGCAACGTCTTGGATATAACACAAG TGATCTACCAATCGAGATGGATCAAGCCACCACCGTCAACGCCTTTGAAACCTTTAACTGGAAGGATCCAAACTTTATCTCAGAATACACACAAGCTTTGAATGACGTGAGCTTGTACTTCAGATGTGATAACCAAACAAGATTAGAACAATTG GATCCTTTTGCCGACTGGAAGGTACCACAGTATGACTACTCCGACGACGAAGACACCACTTGTTAA